From a single Zygotorulaspora mrakii chromosome 2, complete sequence genomic region:
- a CDS encoding PITH domain-containing protein (ancestral locus Anc_4.71), which translates to MSHHCEDEHHDHSHGHDHDAPIATNPNQSLYSNIDTANVRCFNTVTLGLPRQMEAYKSFLKDQDSKFNCSSYLQSDADCQMIIHIPFVGNCKLFSLILRTNANDHESELNSPRTIKLFKNFNQSVDFDTLQTRKEDYKLEHPENVGLRDSRVETNDDENTFVEHYLPRRSFQNCSSLTLFVEDNWSGNEDEYCRCYYLEIRGEFSGHRVLNNGVPIINAYEAVPNPLDHQKLENEGDEIGLGF; encoded by the coding sequence ATGTCACATCACTGTGAAGACGAGCACCACGATCATAGTCACGGCCATGATCACGATGCACCAATTGCTACGAACCCAAACCAGTCTCTGTACAGTAACATAGACACAGCGAATGTGAGATGTTTCAATACTGTAACACTTGGATTGCCTAGGCAAATGGAGGCGTACAAGTCTTTTCTGAAAGATCAGGATTCGAAATTTAACTGTTCCTCCTATTTACAAAGCGATGCGGATTGTCAGATGATTATCCATATCCCATTTGTGGGAAATTGCAAACTTTTCTCATTGATACTTCGAACAAATGCCAACGATCACGAAAGTGAACTGAACTCACCACGGACTATCAagttattcaaaaattttaatcAAAGTGTTGACTTTGATACATTGCAGACCCGCAAAGAGGATTATAAGCTGGAGCATCCTGAAAATGTTGGGCTAAGAGACAGTAGAGTGGAAACAAACGATGATGAGAACACCTTCGTAGAGCACTATCTTCCTCGTAGGAGTTTTCAGAATTGCTCCTCACTGACTCTTTTTGTGGAGGACAATTGGTCTGGAAATGAGGATGAATACTGTAGATGTTATTACCTAGAGATCAGGGGTGAGTTTTCTGGTCACAGAGTTCTCAATAACGGCGTTCCTATAATCAACGCCTATGAAGCAGTTCCAAATCCACTAGATCACCAAAAGCTAGAGAACGAAGGCGACGAAATAGGCCTGGGATTCTGA
- the GPC1 gene encoding glycerophosphocholine acyltransferase (similar to Saccharomyces cerevisiae YGR149W; ancestral locus Anc_4.86), with amino-acid sequence MTVFADDELKNSSSGGISLSNLFELLDPIASSVASVYVTNNYLARAKKKLKTFDPSDKRVHLDEWKLKLLQRVKALDKPLHTVLFKEDSRLGKLFYPFTLFTIFCIGFVMGKFPEWFHVLYTFLFFLLMPLRFYTYYKTNNHYYLADLCYFVNFLCLLFIWCFPDSVHLYQTCFAFTFGSLSFAVITWRNSLVIHSLDKTTSCFIHIMPTCTMYIIHHGISEELKSIRFPAASMIASKSWNLKKNIIWTSLYYLVWQSLYHYFITLRKSSKIKSGERMTSFEYLTTHQYKNFWVVKLPQPWPMIVYTIAQYFYQLATMLLCGIWFNYRIAAIVFLTFIFLCAAHNGATYYIDYYGKRFEKEVEKLRNEVENLQQQLKSSGTNSALDNCSMTSGYSIIDTAESSDRSSVNSKND; translated from the coding sequence ATGACTGTGTTCGCAGATGACGAACTGAAGAACTCTTCCAGTGGGGGTATTTCGCTATCGAATTTATTTGAATTATTGGATCCAATAGCGTCAAGTGTTGCTTCTGTTTATGTTACAAATAACTACTTGGCAAGAGCTAAGAAAAAGCTCAAAACGTTCGATCCATCTGATAAAAGGGTTCATCTAGATGAATGGAAACTTAAACTATTACAGAGAGTCAAAGCATTGGATAAACCTTTGCATACCGTGctattcaaagaagattCTAGACTGGGTAAATTATTCTACCCGTTTACGTTGTTTacaattttttgcattgGATTTGTTATGGGTAAATTCCCTGAATGGTTTCACGTTCTTTACacttttctgttttttctACTAATGCCGTTAAGGTTTTATACCTATTACAAAACAAACAACCATTATTATCTGGCAGACTTATGCTATTTTGTCAATTTTCTTTGCCTTTTGTTTATTTGGTGTTTCCCAGATTCTGTCCATCTTTACCAAACTTGTTTTGCATTCACGTTTGGTTCATTAAGCTTTGCTGTGATTACATGGAGGAATTCTTTGGTTATTCATTCTTTGGATAAGACGACGTCTTGTTTCATTCATATCATGCCTACTTGTACAATGTACATTATCCATCACGGCATTTCAGAAGAGTTGAAATCAATTAGGTTTCCTGCAGCATCAATGATTGCATCTAAATCCTggaatttaaaaaaaaatattatctGGACATCACTTTACTATCTAGTTTGGCAATCACTTTATCACTATTTTATCACCCTgagaaaatcatcaaagatTAAATCGGGTGAAAGAATGACCAGTTTCGAGTATTTGACCACCCATCAATATAAGAACTTTTGGGTAGTTAAATTACCACAACCCTGGCCAATGATCGTGTACACAATTGCACAATATTTTTACCAATTAGCCACAATGCTGCTTTGTGGAATTTGGTTCAATTATAGAATTGCAgcaattgtttttttaacaTTCATTTTCCTCTGTGCAGCTCATAATGGTGCCACTTATTATATTGATTATTATGGTAAAAGATTCGAAAAGGAAGTCGAAAAATTACGCAATGAAGTCGAAAATTTGcaacagcaattgaaaagttcagGTACAAATTCAGCTCTGGACAATTGTTCGATGACAAGTggatattcaattattgaTACTGCTGAATCTTCCGATAGAAGTAGTGTTAACTCGAAAAATGATTGA
- the DST1 gene encoding transcription elongation factor DST1 (similar to Saccharomyces cerevisiae DST1 (YGL043W); ancestral locus Anc_4.67): MPNKDICIDRQLPMMDSKEVVVHVKNLEKSKTNDEAVLQILSVLEKEIVPTEKLLRETKVGVEVNKFKKSGNPEIARLVKKMIGSWKDAINRSKKSKLQQAQSQDIPTPNNGPSTGNVESKKQEKFVSTKPRSSRNDGVDTNIYNHKLRDMVIKALYDAIAKESEHPPKSILTTVKSIEEELHKLNNCETKEKGYKEKYRVIYSNIISRNNPDLKHKIANGDITPFYLVNCDPKELAPEYLRKKIEEIAKQNLFNAQGATVERSVTDRFTCGKCKEKKVSYYQLQTRSADEPLTTFCTCEVCGNRWKFS; encoded by the coding sequence atgcCCAATAAAGATATATGTATAGATAGACAACTTCCAATGATGGATTCCAAGGAAGTTGTGGTTCATGTGAAGAACCTTGAGAAGTCGAAAACCAACGATGAAGCAGTTTTACAAATACTAAGTGTTcttgagaaagaaattgttcCAACTGAGAAGCTGTTGCGAGAGACCAAAGTTGGTGTGGAAGTGAACAAGTTTAAGAAGTCAGGCAATCCTGAGATAGCCAGATTAGTCAAGAAAATGATAGGATCATGGAAGGATGCTATCAATAGGAGTAAAAAAAGCAAGCTACAACAGGCGCAATCACAAGATATCCCAACACCTAACAACGGCCCATCGACCGGTAATGTCgaatcaaagaaacaagaaaaattcgTATCGACTAAACCTAGAAGTAGCAGAAATGATGGTGTGGATACAAACATTTACAATCATAAGCTCCGTGATATGGTAATCAAAGCATTATATGATGCTATCGCGAAAGAAAGTGAGCATCCTCCAAAATCCATTCTTACAACAGTTAAATCTATCGAAGAGGAGTTACACAAGTTGAATAACTGTgaaacaaaggaaaagggCTATAAGGAAAAATACCGTGTTATCTATTCCAATATTATTTCAAGGAATAACCCAGATTTGAAGCACAAGATTGCAAATGGCGATATTACACCTTTCTATTTGGTCAACTGTGATCCAAAGGAGCTAGCTCCAGAGTATTTGCGGAAAaagattgaagaaattgctaAACAAAACTTATTTAATGCTCAAGGTGCTACAGTTGAGAGATCTGTCACCGATAGATTCACCTGTGGTAAGtgtaaagaaaaaaaagtctCTTATTATCAACTCCAAACAAGATCTGCTGATGAACCTCTGACCACTTTTTGTACATGTGAAGTCTGTGGTAATAGATGGAAATTCTCCTGA
- the RSR1 gene encoding Ras family GTPase RSR1, with product MRDYKLVVLGAGGVGKSCLTVQFVQGVYLDTYDPTIEDSYRKTIDIDNKIFDLEILDTAGVAQFTAMRELYIKSGMGFLLVYSVTDRQSLDELMELREQVLRIKDMDRVPMVLAGNKADLNDERKISVEEGIEVSSKWGKVPFYETSALQRSNVDEVFVDLVRQITRNEMQSVGGQDKSKSKSSLSNGYVQDGNKEAETPKTSNNRGKNLVNSPTVDDSSRKGKSKVKNKKKKGPCSIL from the coding sequence ATGAGAGACTACAAACTCGTCGTACTGGGCGCCGGTGGTGTAGGCAAATCATGTTTGACCGTTCAGTTTGTTCAAGGAGTTTATCTAGACACATATGATCCGACAATTGAAGATTCCTATCGAAAGACGATCGATATCGACAATAAAATCTTCGATCTAGAGATTTTAGACACAGCTGGTGTTGCACAATTTACCGCCATGAGAGAACTATACATCAAATCAGGTATGGGTTTTTTATTGGTGTACTCTGTTACTGATCGTCAATCCCTAGACGAGCTCATGGAACTCAGGGAGCAAGTACTAAGGATAAAAGATATGGATCGTGTTCCTATGGTCTTGGCAGGAAACAAAGCAGATTTGAATGAcgaaagaaaaataagtGTCGAGGAAGGCATCGAAGTTAGTAGTAAATGGGGAAAAGTACCATTTTATGAAACTAGTGCCCTACAAAGAAGTAACGTGGATGAGGTGTTCGTCGATTTGGTAAGACAAATTACAAGGAACGAAATGCAGAGCGTGGGTGGACAAGATAAATCTAAATCcaaatcttctctttcGAATGGGTATGTACAAGATGGAAATAAGGAAGCAGAGACACCAAAAACTAGTAATAATAGGGGAAAAAATCTTGTGAATTCGCCCACTGTAGATGACAGCAGCCGAAAGGGCAAGAGTAAagtcaaaaataaaaagaagaaaggcCCATGTAGTATCCTATAG
- the CYS4 gene encoding cystathionine beta-synthase CYS4 (similar to Saccharomyces cerevisiae CYS4 (YGR155W); ancestral locus Anc_4.69): MVTDTRTNVLDLVGNTPLIELKKLPKAYGIRPRVFAKLELYNPGGSIKDRIALSMIEHAESTGQIHPDRTTLIEPTSGNTGIGLALIGAIKGYRTIITLPEKMSNEKVSVLKALGAEIIRTPTAAAWDSPESHIGVAKRLEKEIEGAVILDQYNNPMNPEAHYVGTGKEIQEQLEKLSKFGQLKAVVAGAGTGGTISGISKWLKEQRNDIVIVGADPKGSILAQPESLNESSQPEYKVEGIGYDFVPDVLDRSLVDVWYKTDDKPAFKYARQLISNEGVLIGGSSGSAFTALVEYSKDHPELTEEDILVVVFPDSIRSYLTKFVDDEWLKKNDLWDDEVLAKVNAKNESPVAKKDPFDGATVKDLHLKPVVSVKESATVSEAIKILKDNAFDQLPVLTEDGKLCGLVTLSQLLRKVSKGVSKDDELKGIYFNFRKLNHCNEVSSYNDNKSGKKKFVQFNENTRLSELNKFFEKNSSAIITDDMRPTHIVTKIDLLSILLDTWKN, encoded by the coding sequence ATGGTCACAGACACAAGAACCAATGTTCTCGATTTGGTTGGTAATACGCCACTCATcgagttgaaaaaattaccAAAAGCTTATGGCATTAGACCTCGTGTTTTCGCCAAACTGGAGCTGTACAACCCAGGTGGATCTATCAAAGATCGTATAGCATTGTCTATGATCGAGCATGCAGAATCAACTGGCCAAATTCATCCTGACAGAACGACTTTGATCGAACCAACATCTGGAAATACTGGGATCGGTCTTGCCTTGATTGGTGCTATCAAAGGTTACAGGACGATCATCACGCTCCCTGAAAAGATGTCCAATGAAAAAGTGTCTGTTTTGAAGGCGCTGGGGGCGGAGATTATTCGTACTCCAACAGCTGCTGCGTGGGATTCACCTGAGTCTCACATTGGTGTTGCCAAGAGATTAGAAAAGGAGATTGAAGGCGCTGTTATACTTGATCAATACAACAATCCAATGAACCCAGAGGCTCATTATGTGGGTACTGGTAAGGAAATTCAAGAACAAttagaaaaattgagtaAGTTTGGACAACTTAAAGCCGTTGTTGCTGGCGCTGGTACCGGTGGTACCATATCTGGTATCTCCAAATGGCTGAAAGAACAACGTAACGACATTGTTATCGTTGGTGCTGATCCCAAAGGATCCATTCTTGCCCAGCCCGAATCACTAAATGAAAGTAGTCAACCGGAATACAAGGTTGAAGGTATCGGTTACGATTTTGTACCAGATGTATTAGATAGGTCTTTGGTTGATGTATGGTACAAGACTGATGACAAACCTGCTTTCAAATATGCGCGTCAATTGATCTCCAACGAAGGTGTGCTAATCGGTGGATCTTCCGGAAGTGCTTTCACTGCACTTGTGGAGTATTCAAAGGACCATCCAGAGTTAACGGAAGAAGATATTTTGGTGGTTGTTTTTCCAGACTCTATCAGATCGTACTTGACAAAGTTTGTTGATGACGAATGGTTAAAAAAGAACGACCTATGGGATGACGAAGTTCTGGCTAAAGTcaatgcaaaaaatgaatcgCCTGTAGCCAAAAAGGATCCGTTTGATGGCGCCACAGTTAAAGATTTACACTTAAAGCCAGTTGTTTCCGTAAAGGAGTCTGCAACCGTTTCAGAAGCtatcaaaattttaaaGGACAATGCATTTGATCAATTGCCCGTTTTAACAGAAGATGGTAAATTATGTGGTCTGGTAACATTATCTCAGCTACTGAGAAAAGTATCCAAGGGAGTCTCCAAGGATGACGAATTGAAGggaatatatttcaactttAGAAAATTAAATCATTGTAATGAGGTTTCCTCATATAACGACAACAAGTCAGgcaaaaagaagtttgTTCAATTCAATGAGAATACAAGATTATCTGAGCTGAATAAgtttttcgaaaaaaattcttcagcaATTATTACCGATGATATGAGACCAACCCATATTGTTACTAAAATCGACTTATTAAGTATTTTGCTCGATACTTGGAAGAACTAA
- the NAT2 gene encoding Nat2p (similar to Saccharomyces cerevisiae NAT2 (YGR147C); ancestral locus Anc_4.82), which translates to MFLRLSIMKSSLNRLVRFNGKGQMSVLRGNLRINRIGSARFNSTQQVPKPKGIKGLMQVYGYSALGVYLALTALDLPLCFLMVHSLGEEKIKVYINRAKRLVGYGQEEQQVIEQVRKNLAEKMEREQHGSQETTSWWENFKESTLLAEFLIAYGIHKSLIIIRLPLTAAITPGAVKLLRKWGFNIGNPKFLKTMAQDANIRFKSGNPNDFIKGSSKINENLKQKSTKGQKWFDGLM; encoded by the coding sequence ATGTTTTTAAGACTGTCAATCATGAAGAGCTCTCTAAATAGGCTGGTTCGTTTCAATGGGAAAGGTCAAATGAGCGTTTTAAGGGGAAATCTCAGGATTAATAGAATCGGATCTGCGAGATTCAATTCTACCCAACAGGTTCCTAAACCGAAGGGTATCAAGGGTTTGATGCAAGTATATGGTTACTCAGCATTGGGTGTGTATTTAGCACTAACAGCTCTGGACTTGCCACTCTGCTTTTTAATGGTGCATTCCCTTGGTGAAGAGAAGATTAAAGTTTATATCAATAGAGCGAAACGGTTAGTGGGATATGGTCAAGAAGAACAACAAGTCATCGAACAAGTCCGCAAAAATTTagcagaaaaaatggaaagagaACAACATGGCTCACAAGAAACTACATCTTGGTGGgagaatttcaaagaaagtaCATTATTAGCAGAATTTCTTATAGCTTACGGTATTCATAAAAGTCTAATCATTATCAGACTACCTTTAACAGCGGCAATTACACCGGGCGCAGTTAAATTGTTGAGAAAATGGGGGTTTAATATCGGTAATccaaaattcttgaagacAATGGCTCAAGATGCAAACATACGATTCAAAAGTGGCAACCCTAATGACTTTATAAAGGGTAGTTCcaaaatcaatgaaaatttgaagcaGAAGAGCACAAAGGGTCAAAAATGGTTTGATGGATTAATGTAA
- a CDS encoding urate oxidase: MAYSELAGSTYGKDNVKFLKVKKDKQNPKKQDVMEATVMVLLKGDFDVSYTKADNAPIVPTDTVKNTILLFAKQYDTWPTEKFAAKLALHFTSKYDHVSGVTIKIYEDRWVKYDVDGKPSLHSFVHQGPEKKVTFLDYDKKHGPSKYFLSSTIKDLTVLKSTNSMFYGYNKCEYTTLKPVTDRILSTDIFACWEWNCSKLGCLISISEGKKDEIFNSVYTKARDITLDIFAKENSPSVQATMFNMATEILKVAPAVNYVTYELPNKHYFLFDFKWFKGLENDNELFYPSPHPNGLIKCKVGRNSSKL, from the coding sequence ATGGCTTACTCGGAATTAGCAGGTTCGACCTATGGTAAGGACAatgtcaaatttttaaaagtTAAAAAGGACAaacaaaatccaaaaaagcAAGATGTAATGGAAGCTACTGTAATGGTTTTATTGAAAGGTGATTTTGACGTGTCTTACACCAAAGCTGATAATGCCCCAATTGTGCCCACTGATACGGTAAAAAATACCATTCTACTGTTTGCTAAACAATACGACACCTGGCCAACTGAAAAGTTTGCTGCTAAACTGGCACTACATTTCACTTCAAAGTACGATCATGTGTCTGGTGTAACGATCAAAATTTACGAAGATCGGTGGGTTAAGTATGATGTTGATGGTAAGCCAAGTTTGCATTCATTTGTTCATCAAGGTCCAGAAAAGAAGGTAACGTTCTTGGACTATGATAAAAAGCATGGACCATCCAAGTATTTCTTGAGCAGTACTATTAAGGATTTGActgttttgaaatcgaCAAACTCGATGTTTTACGGTTATAACAAGTGTGAATACACAACATTGAAACCAGTCACGGATCGTATTCTATCAACTGATATCTTTGCATGCTGGGAGTGGAATTGCTCGAAATTAGGTTGCttgatatcaatttctgaaggtaaaaaagatgaaatttttaattCAGTTTACACAAAGGCTCGTGATATTACacttgatatttttgcaaaagaaaattcacCATCTGTTCAGGCAACAATGTTTAACATGGCCactgaaattttgaaagttgcTCCAGCAGTTAATTATGTCACTTATGAGCTGCCAAATAAGCATTATTTCCTATTCGATTTCAAATGGTTCAAAGGccttgaaaatgataacgAATTGTTCTATCCATCACCACATCCAAACGGTTTGATCAAATGTAAAGTTGGTCGCAACAGCTCTAAgttatga
- the RPL24B gene encoding 60S ribosomal protein eL24 (similar to Saccharomyces cerevisiae RPL24A (YGL031C) and RPL24B (YGR148C); ancestral locus Anc_4.84) yields the protein MKVEVDSFSGAKIYPGRGTLFVRGDSKIFRFQNSKSSSLFKQRKNPRRIAWTVLYRRHHKKGITEEVAKKRSRKNVKVQRPIVGASLELIKERRTMRPDIRKAQREEKKKADKEKRKTDKATRKAEKAKSAAAGGAKISKQQAKGAFQKVAATSR from the coding sequence ATGAAGGTCGAAGTTGATTCCTTTTCAGGTGCCAAGATCTACCCAGGTAGAGGTACTTTGTTTGTTCGTGGTGACTCCAAGATCTTTAGATTCCAAAACTCCAAGAGCTCTTCTTTGTTCaagcaaagaaagaacCCAAGAAGAATTGCTTGGACCGTTCTTTACAGAAGACACCACAAGAAGGGTATCACTGAAGAAGTCGCCAAAAAGAGATCTAGAAAGAATGTCAAGGTTCAAAGACCAATCGTTGGTGCTTCTTTGgaattgatcaaagagAGAAGAACCATGAGACCAGATATCAGAAAGGCTCAAAgagaggaaaagaagaaagctgataaggaaaagagaaagacTGACAAGGCTACCAGAAAGGCTGAAAAAGCCAAATCTGCTGCTGCCGGTGGTGCCAAGATCTCCAAGCAACAAGCAAAGGGTGCTTTCCAAAAAGTTGCTGCTACCTCTCGTTAA
- the AGA2 gene encoding Aga2p (similar to Saccharomyces cerevisiae AGA2 (YGL032C); ancestral locus Anc_4.83), whose protein sequence is MKLSIPFYIAYLIASSSHIMAQSDSCQMLPTAGSLATTPFSTATTTFTTGSVTQVALVEYFESITYVSNCSPSTSIGTTTIPVF, encoded by the coding sequence ATGAAATTATCAATACCCTTTTACATCGCTTACCTCATTGCCAGCTCTTCCCACATCATGGCGCAGTCTGATTCGTGCCAGATGTTACCTACAGCAGGTAGCCTTGCAACCACGCCATTTTCGACAGCCACAACTACCTTTACAACCGGCAGTGTCACACAAGTTGCTCTAGtggaatattttgaatcaattaCTTACGTTAGCAATTGTTCGCCCTCAACATCGATAGGTACAACAACTATACCCGTATTTTAA
- the RPL30 gene encoding 60S ribosomal protein eL30 (similar to Saccharomyces cerevisiae RPL30 (YGL030W); ancestral locus Anc_4.85) yields MAPVKNQENINQKLALVVKSGKYTLGYKSTVKALRQGKSKLVIIAANTPVLRKSELEYYAMLSKTRVYYFQGGNNELGTAVGKLFRVGVVTILDAGDSDILTALA; encoded by the exons ATG GCCCCAGTTAAGAACCAAGAAAACATCAACCAGAAATTGGCTTTGGTTGTCAAGTCCGGTAAGTACACCCTAGGTTACAAATCCACCGTCAAGGCTTTGAGACAAGGTAAGTCCAAGTTGGTCATCATTGCTGCCAACACCCCAGTTTTGAGAAAGTCCGAATTGGAATACTACGCTATGTTGTCCAAGACTAGAGTTTACTACTTCCAAGGTGGTAACAACGAATTGGGTACTGCTGTTGGTAAACTTTTCAGAGTTGGTGTCGTTACCATTTTGGACGCTGGTGACTCTGATATCTTGACCGCTTTGGCTTAA
- the HEM2 gene encoding porphobilinogen synthase HEM2 (similar to Saccharomyces cerevisiae HEM2 (YGL040C); ancestral locus Anc_4.70), with protein sequence MHTAEFLDIEETSISSVLAGGYNHSLLREWQNERQLTKNMLIFPLFISDDPEECSDVPSLPNIKRFGVNRLCSYLKPLVAKGLRSVILFGVPMRAGCKDPVGTSADDPEGPVIQGIKLLRKNFPELYIICDVCLCEYTSHGHCGVLYDDGSINREASVARISAVAVNYAKAGAHSVAPSDMIDGRIKDIKRGLIKAGLAHKTFVLSYAAKFSGNLYGPFRDAACSSPSHGDRKNYQLPSGGRGLARRALKRDVNEGADGIIVKPSTFYLDIMCDASEICKDLPVCAYHVSGEYAMLHAAAEKGIVDLKTIAFESHQGFLRAGARLIITYLAPEFLEWLNE encoded by the coding sequence ATGCATACCGCtgaatttcttgatatagAAGAGACAAGCATTTCGTCCGTGTTGGCAGGTGGATATAACCATTCTTTGCTGAGAGAATGGCAAAATGAACGTCAACTCACCAAAAACATGCTCATATTTCCGTTGTTTATTTCGGATGACCCAGAAGAATGCTCAGATGTGCCCTCTTTGCCCAACATCAAGCGATTTGGTGTTAACAGGCTGTGCTCTTATTTGAAACCGTTGGTTGCAAAGGGATTGAGATCGGTGATTCTATTCGGAGTCCCCATGAGGGCTGGCTGTAAAGACCCAGTTGGAACCTCAGCAGACGATCCAGAAGGACCCGTGATCCAGGGTATCAAGCTGTTGAGGAAGAATTTTCCGGAGCTTTACATCATCTGCGATGTGTGTCTGTGTGAGTACACTTCGCACGGACATTGTGGGGTTTTATACGATGATGGATCCATTAATCGTGAGGCCAGTGTGGCAAGAATCTCAGCTGTCGCCGTTAACTACGCCAAAGCCGGAGCTCACTCGGTTGCACCCAGTGACATGATCGATGGCAGAATTAAAGATATCAAGAGAGGCTTAATCAAAGCAGGTTTGGCTCACAAGACCTTTGTTCTGTCGTATGCTGCAAAATTTAGTGGTAATCTCTATGGGCCTTTCAGAGATGCGGCGTGCTCCTCCCCATCCCACGGTGACCGTAAAAACTACCAATTACCGTCTGGTGGCAGGGGATTGGCTCGCAGAGCGTTGAAAAGAGATGTCAACGAAGGTGCCGACGGTATCATTGTCAAACCGTCTACGTTTTACCTTGATATTATGTGCGATGCGAGCGAAATTTGCAAGGATTTACCAGTGTGTGCTTACCACGTATCTGGTGAATATGCCATGCTACACGCTGCTGCAGAGAAGGGTATCGTTGACTTGAAAACAATCGCATTCGAGTCTCACCAAGGTTTCCTCAGAGCCGGCGCAAGGCTCATAATTACCTATCTCGCCCCCGAGTTCTTAGAATGGCTGAACGAATAG
- the DPC13 gene encoding Dpc13p (similar to Saccharomyces cerevisiae YGL041W-A; ancestral locus Anc_4.68) gives MLRRISGITTAKHITSPLSLRASSGVIWIRKSQRFYAQSWDNRQPNEKIDAHIKVQQLMDRIHSHPNVMQKLEKVSEIMIQKGLVTEDATKPLGPWQMIKVLMDKDLKTAMSEFKEELNKANIQLGPDQLGPLMSVLGIEKKK, from the coding sequence ATGCTACGTAGAATATCTGGAATAACAACCGCGAAGCATATCACATCACCGCTATCACTTAGAGCGTCATCAGGTGTCATCTGGATCAGAAAATCGCAGAGATTTTATGCACAATCATGGGACAATCGACAaccaaatgaaaagataGATGCTCACATTAAAGTTCAACAGTTGATGGATAGAATTCATTCACATCCTAATGTAATGCAAAAGCTAGAAAAAGTAAGTGAGATCATGATCCAAAAGGGGTTGGTTACTGAAGATGCTACGAAACCATTGGGACCTTGGCAAATGATTAAGGTTTTGATGGacaaagatttgaaaactgcAATGAGCGAATTCAAGGAAGAACTCAATAAAGCTAACATTCAGTTGGGTCCTGATCAACTAGGTCCATTAATGAGTGTTCTCGGtattgagaaaaagaaatag